CTAGTTTTTCTCCAATAAGCACCCGAGAGCAGCCTGTCACTCTCCAAGGAGCTCTCTGTCCCAGCAGGGCCGGGGAGACAGTACCCTTGCGACAGCCGCTGTATCTGTGGCCATCTTTCCCAGAGAAGCCCGCACCGTGTGAAGACAGCTTGCTGGTGAGCCCCACAGAACCGAGGGGCCCTTGCAGACGCTCCACGCACATCCGAGTCCCTGAAGGCCGTCTAGGGGCCATGCAGACCTGACGGTCATCGGCACCTGACCACAGGTGGCTCCCACAGAAATGCTGGGAGGCCTTTGTGTGTCCAACTCCCTTTGGGCTGTGGGTCTGAGGCTAGTTAAGGGCCGGGGCGGGGTGTGGGTGGGGTAAGACACGCACCACAAAGGTGTCGTAGGAGAACTTGTGCCGGTGGAGTAGGTGCTGCAAGAAGTTGGCGCTCTTGTAGCTGGGGTCACCCCAGGGCATCGCCGAGCAGATGGGGCACACCTGGAACAGGGGACGCTGTGGTGAAGCTGGGCCACAGTGGGGAGCAAGCCCCCACCCTGGGGTCCCGGGAGGGCACTGCGGGCAGGCGGGCGGCAGGTGCTCACCACACGGTTGGGGTCACTGCGGTGGTTCTCCACACAGTGCTTCACCAGCTCCTGCTGGTCCAGGTTTCGGGCGCCACAGTAAGGGCAGGTGAAGGTGGACCTGTTGGGGACAGTGCTGGGGCACGGAGAGGAACGGTGAGTGGTGGCCAGCCCGGACACTGCCCATCTGCAtgcagcccagccctgccctccccggCATGAGCCCTGGGCGGCGGGCAGGAAGAGGCCCAGCCAGAGTCCTGAGGACCTCGGCCAATGTGGGGCCCTCTGCCCTGTTCCCCTGCACGTCCCCCTGCAGCTGCTCTAGAGCCGCTTGCTGCCTGGTGAACTCCCAGTCCCGCTCCTTCCCTGACACAGATGGGCAAGCAGCGGGAGGACGGGCTATCTGCCCGAGAGGAGGCATCTATCCAGTCGTAGCCTTTCTGGGGCCCACACTCCTGCTGCGTGCTGATGCCCGGGCCTGACATGGACCTCCTGGGGGTCCCGTTCCTACATGTGGGCGAGGCCCTCCTCAGAGAGGACACAAAGCCCCTCCCACCTTCTCAGGGCAGAGCAGTGC
The DNA window shown above is from Rhinolophus ferrumequinum isolate MPI-CBG mRhiFer1 chromosome 15, mRhiFer1_v1.p, whole genome shotgun sequence and carries:
- the RNF166 gene encoding E3 ubiquitin-protein ligase RNF166 isoform X2, translated to MRVHISSCMKVQEQMANCPKFVPVVPTSQPIPSTVPNRSTFTCPYCGARNLDQQELVKHCVENHRSDPNRVVCPICSAMPWGDPSYKSANFLQHLLHRHKFSYDTFVDYSIDEEAAFQAALALSLSEN